A DNA window from Ficedula albicollis isolate OC2 chromosome 1, FicAlb1.5, whole genome shotgun sequence contains the following coding sequences:
- the C1H11orf87 gene encoding uncharacterized protein C11orf87 homolog produces the protein MAVTVSCRARLLGYFRASGRAGSIPGVSCEHLPAARHRLKFRRLQRGEEDSSSSVASSMSAKLSKELRLSLPPCLLNRTSATLNTSSTCITQVGQLFQSFSSTLVLIVLVTLIFCLILLSLTTFHIHKRKMKKRKMQRAQEEYERDHCARSSNGSSQQPGTAVQGEAPQGRDSRLARAPQDSEIQRPSASAAPSSQQAQACLDTAGAGLLQTVILS, from the coding sequence GCTGCTCGGGTACTTCAGAGCGAGCGGGAGAGCCGGCAGCATCCCGGGCGTTTCCTGCGAGCACCTGCCAGCAGCCCGACACCGACTGAAATTTAGACGTCTTCAGAGAGGGGAGGAAGATTCCTCATCTTCCGTAGCCTCCTCAATGAGTGCCAAGCTCTCCAAAGAGTTGAGACTGTCCCTGCCGCCTTGTCTTCTGAACAGGACATCTGCCACCTTAAAtaccagcagcacctgcatcACGCAAGTGGGTCAACTCTTTCAGTCCTTCTCATCCACTCTGGTTTTAATTGTCCTGGTCACCCTCATCTTCTGCCTGatcctcctctccctcaccACCTTCCACATCCAcaagaggaagatgaagaagCGGAAAATGCAAAGGGCTCAGGAGGAGTACGAGCGGGACCACTGTGCCCGCAGCAGcaatggcagcagccagcagcccgGGACAGCGGTGCAGGGAGAGGCACCCCAAGGAAGAGACAGCCGGCTGGCAAGAGCCCCCCAGGACTCGGAGATCCAGCGCCCCTCTGCCTCGGCAgcccccagctctcagcaggcaCAGGCTTGTTTGGACACAGCTGGCGCGGGGCTCCTGCAGACGGTGATCTTGTCATGA